One window from the genome of Rufibacter tibetensis encodes:
- a CDS encoding PD-(D/E)XK nuclease family protein translates to MEYTILPVESIQERDVDMLLLEELSTDDSFCEWFIQELGLPKLTKSKGAWRSISAFGLGETDILFSYESSESTIYILIENKLDANFQDNQHGRYRERAAKYIDNDNCQEAFCVLVAPQLYCENQGDFNSFISYEQIANWFEEGNTKRSLFKSKLLKIAVEKLRRGYQPLNSEPVQKFWHAYWSYREAAYPSLKMKEPSIVPHNSDWPMLYSEGLNGVIFYHKLRQGNVDATFNGFPDGFEARLSDNLPQGARLVRHSKSFSIRIFSGVVDRTKDFDTQVDLVENGFRNLVKLRDWITLNGFVKDV, encoded by the coding sequence TGACGACTCCTTCTGTGAATGGTTTATTCAAGAGCTTGGTTTGCCGAAACTTACAAAGTCCAAAGGTGCATGGAGAAGCATCTCTGCTTTCGGGCTAGGAGAGACAGACATTCTCTTTTCCTATGAGTCTTCTGAATCAACTATCTACATTCTTATAGAAAACAAGCTTGACGCCAACTTCCAGGATAACCAGCACGGTAGATACAGGGAGAGAGCCGCTAAGTATATAGATAATGACAATTGCCAAGAGGCGTTCTGTGTGTTGGTTGCACCGCAACTGTATTGTGAAAACCAGGGTGATTTTAATTCTTTCATATCTTATGAGCAAATAGCCAATTGGTTTGAAGAGGGAAATACAAAACGGAGCCTTTTCAAAAGTAAGCTGCTAAAAATTGCAGTAGAGAAACTCAGGAGAGGGTATCAGCCATTAAACTCCGAGCCAGTGCAGAAGTTCTGGCATGCCTACTGGTCATACAGGGAGGCTGCTTACCCTAGCCTTAAGATGAAAGAACCTAGCATCGTTCCCCATAACAGCGACTGGCCAATGCTTTATAGTGAAGGTTTGAACGGGGTTATTTTTTACCACAAGCTGAGGCAGGGCAATGTGGATGCAACATTCAACGGTTTCCCAGATGGGTTTGAAGCAAGGCTCAGTGATAATCTGCCTCAAGGTGCTCGTCTGGTCAGGCACAGTAAGAGTTTTTCAATAAGGATTTTCTCAGGCGTGGTTGATAGAACAAAAGATTTTGATACCCAAGTTGATTTAGTGGAGAACGGATTCAGGAACTTGGTAAAGTTGAGGGATTGGATAACACTAAATGGATTCGTTAAAGATGTCTAA